From a single Thermus antranikianii DSM 12462 genomic region:
- the rplJ gene encoding 50S ribosomal protein L10 encodes MPNKRNVELLATLKENLERARGSFFLVNYQGLSAKETHALRQALKEKGARLFVAKNTLIRIALKELGLPELDGLQGPSALVFYQDPVAAAKALSEFAKNNPKGVPEAKGGLLQGQVLSAKDVVALAELPTMDELRAELLGVLQAPMAELVGVLGGVARELVGILEAYAEKKAA; translated from the coding sequence TTCTTGCCACCCTCAAGGAGAACCTTGAGCGGGCCCGGGGCTCCTTCTTTCTGGTGAACTACCAGGGGCTTTCCGCCAAGGAAACCCATGCCTTGCGTCAGGCCCTGAAGGAGAAGGGGGCCAGGCTCTTCGTGGCCAAGAATACCCTGATCCGCATCGCCCTTAAAGAGCTTGGCCTGCCCGAGCTGGATGGCCTTCAGGGGCCAAGTGCCCTGGTCTTTTACCAGGACCCGGTGGCTGCGGCCAAGGCCCTTTCGGAGTTCGCCAAGAACAATCCCAAAGGCGTTCCCGAGGCCAAGGGTGGGCTTTTGCAGGGCCAGGTGCTTTCGGCCAAGGACGTGGTGGCCCTGGCGGAGCTTCCCACCATGGACGAACTCAGGGCGGAGCTTTTGGGTGTGTTGCAGGCGCCCATGGCGGAACTCGTGGGGGTCCTGGGCGGTGTGGCCCGCGAGCTGGTAGGCATCCTGGAGGCGTACGCGGAGAAAAAGGCGGCGTAG